A stretch of the Notolabrus celidotus isolate fNotCel1 chromosome 3, fNotCel1.pri, whole genome shotgun sequence genome encodes the following:
- the LOC117810994 gene encoding uncharacterized protein LOC117810994, with amino-acid sequence MPTDQIDFSKELPLVFAEFHRINNVNLRNQFYKELDRHTPKLITLFRDKATKTGKIAEQLAKLMRIYDLQEQPYVNMRRALILYALPVYLREDASKFFRTCNSADGPDLTETPVALLTVVTDDTADAALFSPESISIVVEDEILVSGPTNLADSFLLLFGYVYALDLQYPKNLELTFTFIQKVVMCLEDNKPLKGRLLTLKTDLFNV; translated from the exons ATGCCCACTGACCAGATTGATTTTTCCAAAGAATTGCCCTTG GTGTTTGCAGAGTTCCACCGAATCAACAACGTTAACCTGCGCAATCAATTCTACAAGGAGCTGGACAGACACACGCCTAAACTCATCACTTTGTTCAGAGACAAGGCCACAAAGACTGGCAAGATAGCGGAGCAGCTAGCCAAGCTTATGAGGATTTATGACCTTCAG GAACAACCTTATGTAAATATGAGACGAGCCCTCATCCTTTATGCACTTCCTGTGTACCTGCGTGAAGATGCCTCCAAGTTCTTCAGGACCTGTAAT TCAGCAGATGGTCCAGACCTCACTGAGACTCCGGTGGCTCTCCTGACAGTCGTCACAGATGACACTGCTGATGCGGCCCTCTTCAGCCCTGAGAGCATCTCTATCGTCGTGGAGGATGAAATACTTGTGAGTGGTCCCACAAATCTGGCTGACTCCTTTCTCCTGCTATTTGGGTACGTCTATGCACTAGACCTACAGTACCCAAAGAACCTTGAGCTTACATTCACATTTATCCAAAAAGTTGTGATGTGTCTTGAGGACAACAAACCACTGAAAGGGCGTCTACTGACGCTGAAGACTGATCTGTTCAATGTGTGA